A section of the Mycolicibacterium anyangense genome encodes:
- a CDS encoding TVP38/TMEM64 family protein, whose protein sequence is MWRSVWSALIATARQMSGTRLILTAAVAVILVAVAVWVPLPTALQLRDWATSLGPWFPLAFLGAHIVVTVFPFPRTAFTLAAGLLFGPALGVVIAVVASTLSAVIALLLVRAVGWQLSNLVSHPAVEAVDARLRARGWPAIFSLRMIPAVPFSVLNYAAGASAVRLMPYLLATVVGLLPGTAAVVILGDALTGNVSPLLVLVSLCTASVGLAGLAYEVRTHRRAGRD, encoded by the coding sequence ATGTGGCGCAGCGTGTGGTCAGCGCTGATCGCCACGGCGCGCCAGATGTCAGGCACCCGCCTCATCCTGACCGCGGCCGTTGCTGTGATTCTCGTCGCAGTCGCCGTGTGGGTGCCGCTGCCCACTGCCCTACAACTGCGGGATTGGGCGACCTCGCTCGGGCCGTGGTTCCCGCTGGCTTTCCTGGGCGCGCACATCGTGGTGACGGTGTTCCCGTTCCCGCGCACGGCATTCACGCTGGCAGCCGGGTTGCTGTTCGGGCCTGCGCTCGGCGTGGTGATCGCGGTCGTGGCCAGCACGCTGAGCGCCGTCATCGCGCTGTTGCTGGTGCGCGCCGTGGGCTGGCAACTCAGCAACCTGGTGAGCCACCCCGCGGTGGAGGCGGTTGACGCCCGGCTGCGGGCCAGGGGCTGGCCGGCGATCTTCTCCTTGCGGATGATTCCGGCCGTACCGTTCTCGGTACTCAACTACGCCGCCGGCGCCTCGGCGGTGCGCCTGATGCCCTACCTGCTGGCCACCGTGGTCGGCCTGTTGCCCGGCACCGCCGCGGTGGTGATCCTCGGTGACGCGCTGACCGGCAACGTCAGCCCGCTGCTGGTGCTGGTGTCGTTGTGCACCGCCAGCGTCGGCCTGGCCGGCCTGGCCTACGAGGTGCGGACGCACCGACGGGCCGGCCGGGATTAG
- the mutA gene encoding methylmalonyl-CoA mutase small subunit — MAGPTGHHMLRQQEWPVSVKVDEERARWRTAVAGVLAKSSRRDPADLPPEPERLLESPTYEGFAIRALYTSLDELPEAPLPGAWPFVRGGDARRDVIAGWKVAEAFPATGANAGTVTDGNAAVLSALADGVSALVLRVGDAGVAAADIDRLLEGVYLDLAPVIVEADAQFPAAAEAVLTLVAGADDAKRAAMSIDLGADPLTAPLSGRPAPSVQDVVAVASGLAGKPGVRAITVDGAALHNRGANAAWELAGAVAAAVTYVRVLTDAGVGVADALQQISFRLVADDDQFLTIAKFRAARLLWARVAEVLDQPDSGAAVLHAVTSLPMMTQRDPWVNMLRTTLAAFGAGVGGADTVQVQTFDIAIPGGFPGVGNGFSRRIARNTQLLLLEESHIGRVLDPAGGSWYVEDLTESLAAQAWSHFRDIEARGGFVAARDHVAEQVEQVRARRADDIAHRRTAITGVNEFPNLGEAALPHSDSSVRVQRYAAGFEALRDRSDAYLERTGARPAVLLLPLGPLAEHNIRATFAVNLLASGGIDAVNPGAVDAAGVASAVAQSGASVAVLCGTDARYGTDSAAVVQAARAAGIEQILLAGPEKAVAENPDDARPDGYLTAKIDAVEALSNLLTRLGA, encoded by the coding sequence ATGGCTGGTCCCACGGGCCACCACATGCTGCGACAACAGGAGTGGCCGGTGTCGGTGAAGGTGGACGAGGAGCGCGCCCGCTGGCGCACTGCGGTGGCCGGTGTGCTCGCCAAGAGTAGCCGTCGTGATCCGGCTGATCTGCCACCCGAACCCGAGCGCCTGCTGGAATCGCCGACTTACGAGGGCTTCGCGATCCGTGCCCTGTATACCTCGCTCGACGAGTTGCCCGAGGCGCCGTTGCCAGGTGCCTGGCCGTTTGTCCGTGGCGGTGACGCCCGCCGGGACGTAATCGCGGGATGGAAAGTGGCCGAAGCCTTTCCGGCTACCGGAGCCAACGCCGGCACCGTGACCGACGGTAACGCCGCCGTCCTGTCTGCTCTTGCCGACGGCGTCAGCGCCCTGGTCTTGCGCGTCGGCGACGCCGGTGTAGCCGCGGCCGATATCGACCGCCTCCTCGAAGGCGTCTACCTGGATCTGGCTCCGGTGATCGTGGAGGCCGACGCCCAGTTCCCGGCGGCGGCCGAGGCGGTGCTGACCCTGGTGGCCGGTGCCGACGACGCCAAGCGCGCCGCGATGTCGATCGACCTGGGTGCCGACCCGCTGACGGCACCGTTGAGCGGCCGCCCGGCGCCCTCGGTGCAGGACGTAGTGGCCGTCGCTTCAGGCCTGGCCGGCAAACCGGGCGTGCGGGCGATCACCGTAGACGGTGCCGCATTGCACAACCGAGGTGCCAATGCGGCATGGGAACTTGCCGGCGCAGTCGCGGCGGCGGTGACCTATGTGCGGGTGCTCACCGATGCCGGTGTGGGCGTCGCTGATGCGCTGCAGCAGATCAGCTTTCGGCTGGTCGCAGACGACGACCAGTTCTTGACGATTGCGAAGTTCCGGGCCGCTCGCCTGCTGTGGGCCCGGGTCGCCGAGGTGCTCGATCAGCCCGACAGCGGCGCCGCGGTGCTGCACGCCGTCACCTCGCTGCCGATGATGACCCAACGCGATCCGTGGGTGAACATGCTGCGCACCACGCTGGCCGCCTTCGGCGCCGGCGTCGGGGGAGCGGACACCGTGCAGGTGCAAACCTTCGACATCGCGATCCCCGGGGGATTCCCCGGCGTCGGTAACGGCTTTTCCCGGCGTATCGCCCGCAACACCCAACTGCTGCTGCTCGAGGAGTCCCACATCGGCCGGGTGCTCGACCCCGCCGGCGGATCGTGGTATGTCGAGGATCTCACCGAAAGCCTTGCCGCCCAGGCCTGGTCGCATTTCCGGGACATCGAGGCGCGGGGCGGGTTCGTCGCGGCGCGCGACCATGTCGCCGAACAGGTCGAGCAGGTCCGTGCCCGGCGCGCTGACGACATCGCCCACCGCCGTACCGCGATCACCGGCGTCAACGAGTTCCCCAACCTGGGCGAGGCGGCGCTGCCGCACAGCGATTCCTCGGTCCGCGTGCAGCGCTACGCGGCCGGCTTCGAGGCGCTGCGCGACCGCTCCGACGCCTACCTGGAGCGCACCGGCGCCCGCCCGGCGGTGCTGTTGCTGCCGCTGGGCCCGCTGGCCGAGCACAACATCCGGGCCACCTTCGCGGTCAACCTGTTGGCCTCGGGCGGCATCGACGCCGTCAACCCCGGCGCCGTCGATGCCGCGGGTGTGGCGAGTGCGGTGGCGCAATCCGGCGCCTCGGTCGCGGTGCTCTGCGGCACCGACGCCCGCTACGGCACCGACAGTGCCGCTGTGGTGCAGGCTGCCCGTGCCGCGGGCATCGAGCAGATCTTGCTGGCCGGTCCGGAGAAGGCCGTCGCCGAGAACCCCGATGACGCCAGACCGGACGGGTACCTGACCGCGAAGATCGATGCGGTCGAAGCGCTTTCGAACCTGCTCACCCGATTGGGGGCCTGA
- the scpA gene encoding methylmalonyl-CoA mutase has translation MTQSDVAAATARVPSFADVPLHGAATPAQPTESDVAQHISAAAAAHGYVAEQLDWHTPEGIAVKPVYIAADRDAVVAEGYPLDSFPGEPPFIRGPYPTMYVNQPWTIRQYAGFSTAAESNAFYRRNLAAGQKGLSVAFDLATHRGYDSDHPRVQGDVGMAGVAIDSILDMRQLFDGIDLSSVSVSMTMNGAVLPILALYVVAAEEQGVPPEKLAGTIQNDILKEFMVRNTYIYPPKPSMRIISDIFAYTSAKMPKFNSISISGYHIQEAGATADLELAYTLADGVEYLKAGRDAGLDVDKFAPRLSFFWGIGMNFFMEVAKLRAGRLLWSELVAEFGAKNPKSLSLRTHSQTSGWSLTAQDVFNNVARTCIEAMAATQGHTQSLHTNALDEALALPTDFSARIARNTQLLLQQESGTTRPIDPWAGSYYVEWLTHQLAEKARAHIAEVAEHGGMAQAINEGIPKLRIEEAAARTQARIDSGAQPLIGVNKYRVDEDEQIEVLKVENSRVRAEQLAKLERLRADRDEAATQAALAELSRAAGETGSAGEDGLGNNLLALAINAARAKATLGEISDALEKVYGRHQAEIRTISGVYRDEVGKAQNVSTATDLVAKFAEADGRRPRILVAKMGQDGHDRGQKVIATAFADIGFDVDVGSLFSTPDEVARQAADNDVHVVGVSSLAAGHLTLVPALRDALAEVGRPDIMIVVGGVIPPGDFDELYAAGATAIFPPGTVIADAAVDLLRKLADRLGYDLT, from the coding sequence ATGACCCAGTCCGATGTTGCTGCCGCAACGGCACGCGTACCCAGCTTCGCCGACGTTCCGCTGCACGGTGCCGCAACCCCTGCGCAGCCGACTGAAAGCGATGTGGCACAACATATTTCGGCTGCGGCTGCCGCGCACGGATATGTCGCCGAACAGCTCGACTGGCACACCCCGGAGGGTATCGCGGTCAAGCCGGTTTACATCGCCGCCGACCGTGACGCGGTGGTGGCCGAGGGGTATCCCCTCGACAGTTTCCCCGGTGAGCCACCGTTCATCCGCGGCCCCTACCCGACGATGTACGTCAACCAGCCGTGGACCATTCGGCAGTACGCCGGGTTCTCCACCGCCGCGGAATCCAACGCGTTCTACCGGCGGAACCTGGCCGCCGGCCAGAAGGGCCTGTCGGTGGCCTTCGATCTGGCCACCCACCGCGGCTATGACTCCGACCATCCGCGGGTGCAGGGCGACGTCGGGATGGCCGGGGTGGCCATCGATTCCATCCTGGACATGCGCCAGCTCTTCGACGGCATCGACCTGTCGTCGGTGTCGGTGTCGATGACCATGAACGGTGCGGTGCTCCCGATTCTGGCGCTCTACGTGGTGGCCGCCGAGGAGCAGGGCGTGCCGCCGGAGAAGCTGGCCGGGACCATCCAGAACGACATCCTCAAAGAGTTCATGGTCCGCAACACCTACATCTATCCGCCCAAGCCCTCGATGCGGATCATCTCCGACATCTTCGCCTACACCAGCGCCAAGATGCCGAAGTTCAACTCGATTTCGATCTCGGGCTACCACATCCAGGAAGCCGGAGCCACGGCCGATCTCGAACTGGCCTACACGCTGGCCGACGGTGTGGAGTACCTCAAGGCCGGCCGTGACGCCGGCTTGGACGTCGACAAGTTCGCCCCCCGGCTGTCGTTCTTCTGGGGCATCGGGATGAACTTCTTCATGGAGGTGGCCAAGCTGCGGGCGGGCCGGCTGCTGTGGAGCGAGCTGGTCGCCGAGTTCGGCGCCAAGAACCCCAAATCGCTGTCGCTGCGGACCCATTCGCAGACCTCCGGCTGGTCGCTGACCGCCCAGGACGTCTTCAACAACGTCGCACGCACCTGCATCGAGGCGATGGCCGCGACTCAGGGCCACACCCAGTCGCTGCACACCAACGCCCTGGACGAAGCGTTGGCGCTGCCCACCGACTTCTCGGCCCGCATCGCCCGCAACACCCAGCTGCTGCTGCAGCAGGAGTCGGGCACCACCCGGCCGATCGACCCGTGGGCCGGTTCCTACTATGTCGAGTGGCTGACCCACCAGCTGGCCGAGAAGGCCAGGGCGCACATCGCCGAGGTCGCCGAGCACGGCGGTATGGCGCAGGCCATTAACGAGGGCATCCCGAAGTTGCGCATCGAGGAGGCGGCCGCTCGCACCCAGGCGCGCATCGACTCCGGGGCGCAACCGCTGATCGGTGTGAACAAGTACCGGGTCGACGAGGACGAGCAGATCGAGGTCCTCAAGGTCGAGAACAGCCGGGTGCGGGCCGAGCAGCTGGCCAAGCTCGAACGGCTGCGTGCCGACCGTGACGAGGCCGCAACCCAGGCGGCCCTGGCCGAATTGTCCAGGGCAGCAGGGGAAACCGGCTCGGCCGGCGAGGACGGTCTGGGTAACAACCTGCTGGCCCTGGCGATCAACGCGGCGCGGGCCAAGGCCACCCTCGGCGAGATCTCCGATGCATTGGAGAAGGTGTACGGCCGGCATCAGGCTGAGATCCGCACCATCTCCGGCGTGTACCGTGACGAGGTCGGAAAGGCTCAAAATGTGAGCACCGCAACCGATTTGGTGGCCAAGTTCGCCGAGGCGGACGGTCGGCGACCGCGCATCCTGGTTGCCAAGATGGGCCAGGACGGCCACGACCGCGGCCAGAAGGTGATCGCCACCGCGTTTGCCGATATCGGCTTCGACGTGGACGTCGGCTCGCTGTTCTCCACTCCCGACGAGGTCGCCCGGCAGGCTGCCGACAACGACGTGCACGTGGTGGGAGTCTCGTCGCTGGCGGCCGGTCATCTCACGCTGGTCCCCGCGCTGCGCGATGCGTTGGCGGAGGTGGGCCGTCCCGACATCATGATCGTCGTGGGCGGGGTGATCCCGCCCGGCGACTTCGACGAGCTCTATGCCGCCGGCGCCACCGCGATCTTCCCGCCGGGGACGGTGATCGCCGATGCCGCGGTGGACTTGCTGCGGAAGCTGGCCGATCGACTGGGCTACGACCTCACCTGA
- the meaB gene encoding methylmalonyl Co-A mutase-associated GTPase MeaB translates to MSFDVATLAGAIRSGDRAALPRAITLVESTRADHREQAQRLLLELMPDAGKALHVGITGVPGVGKSTTIEALGMYLIEQGHRVAVLAVDPSSTRTGGSILGDKTRMARLAVQPEAYIRPSPTSGTLGGVARATRETIVLLEAAGYDVILVETVGVGQSEVTVANMVDTFVFLTLARTGDQLQGIKKGVLELADIVVVNKADGAHATEAKAAARELSGAIRLIYPRETIWLPPVLTMSALEGTGLRELWETVLRHREVLTAAGEFDARRRAQQVDWTWSMVRDAVLDRVLTHPAVKSRRAEIERQVRDGELTPALAAQQILDAADQSS, encoded by the coding sequence ATGTCCTTCGACGTCGCTACCCTGGCCGGGGCGATCCGCAGCGGTGACCGAGCGGCGCTGCCTCGGGCCATCACGCTGGTCGAATCGACCCGCGCCGATCACCGGGAACAGGCACAGCGCCTGCTGCTCGAGCTGATGCCCGATGCCGGCAAGGCGCTGCACGTCGGGATTACCGGTGTACCCGGGGTGGGGAAGTCGACCACCATCGAGGCGCTCGGGATGTACCTGATCGAGCAGGGTCATCGGGTTGCCGTGCTCGCCGTCGACCCGTCCTCGACCCGCACCGGAGGTTCCATCCTCGGCGACAAGACGCGGATGGCGCGGCTTGCGGTACAGCCCGAGGCGTATATCCGGCCGTCGCCGACATCAGGGACGCTCGGCGGCGTCGCCAGGGCCACCCGCGAAACGATCGTGCTGCTCGAGGCGGCCGGCTACGACGTCATCCTGGTGGAGACCGTTGGCGTGGGGCAGTCCGAAGTGACGGTGGCCAATATGGTCGACACCTTCGTGTTCCTCACCCTGGCCCGCACCGGCGACCAGCTCCAGGGCATCAAGAAGGGCGTCCTGGAGCTGGCCGACATCGTTGTGGTCAACAAGGCCGACGGCGCGCATGCCACCGAGGCGAAGGCCGCGGCACGCGAACTGTCGGGCGCGATCAGACTCATCTATCCACGCGAAACTATCTGGCTGCCACCAGTTTTGACGATGAGCGCCCTCGAAGGTACCGGTCTGCGTGAGCTGTGGGAGACGGTCCTGCGGCATCGTGAGGTACTGACCGCGGCGGGCGAGTTCGACGCCCGTCGGCGCGCCCAGCAGGTGGACTGGACCTGGTCGATGGTGCGCGACGCGGTGCTCGACCGCGTTCTGACCCATCCCGCGGTCAAGAGCCGTCGGGCCGAGATCGAGCGGCAGGTCCGCGACGGTGAACTGACGCCGGCGCTGGCGGCGCAGCAGATCCTTGATGCGGCCGACCAGTCAAGCTGA